One window from the genome of Actinomycetota bacterium encodes:
- a CDS encoding glycosyltransferase family 39 protein yields MEYAVRAREDRSDWCWGINLLPGKGYLLKRGLVKRYKPRLVTRIRGAELDRPVDLCDRVGDFWSGRRGLVILVASLGLGLLLRIATATHYSGALDSDEAVVGLMAREILHGHFPVFYWGQQYGGTLEVFITAALFSIFGSSTFILKLVPCVLDGVACFLVWRVGRRTIGEIPARAASMIFWLWPASFVWSSIKARGFYGVALVLALLVMLLVIRLRDHQTTSDWLWLGLVLGLGWWTTPEILFVAVPSLVWLLVLQRRYLKRVALLVPGAVLGGAPWIVWNLENHLNSLRATPQPVPHNSYLNHLSGFFKTGLPGALGLRLPLSSKWIAVPWAAKLAYVVAIVALGAIAWYWRRRLVLPIAILVAYPFIFALSPYSWYLAEPRYLLLLSPVLALLVGRAITRWSLGLIAIPIVVALTIGGLVVIPTQLPFPKDFGPLDSALKTHGISHAFADYWIAYRLDFESKETVTASPISPIRNVRIDGEVRSRPNPAYIFFRNSLPEYQFASQLSTLGITDQTFNIGPFDIYLPDRKVTPPSPGMPQGPVEPST; encoded by the coding sequence TTGGAATATGCAGTTAGGGCCAGAGAGGATCGGTCGGACTGGTGCTGGGGAATCAATCTCCTCCCCGGCAAGGGCTACCTGTTGAAGAGGGGACTCGTTAAGCGGTATAAGCCTCGCCTGGTGACCAGGATAAGAGGGGCAGAGTTGGATCGGCCGGTCGACCTCTGCGACCGGGTGGGCGACTTCTGGTCAGGACGTCGCGGTTTGGTCATTCTCGTCGCCTCACTCGGCCTGGGTCTGCTTCTCCGCATAGCGACCGCCACTCATTACTCGGGAGCCCTCGACTCGGACGAGGCCGTCGTCGGCTTGATGGCTCGAGAGATTCTTCACGGTCACTTTCCAGTCTTTTATTGGGGCCAGCAATACGGAGGGACGCTCGAAGTCTTCATAACCGCTGCTCTGTTTTCGATCTTCGGTAGTTCCACATTCATCCTAAAGTTAGTGCCCTGTGTGCTTGACGGGGTTGCCTGCTTTTTGGTTTGGCGCGTAGGCCGCCGAACCATCGGCGAAATACCCGCTCGGGCTGCCAGCATGATTTTTTGGCTCTGGCCGGCTTCTTTTGTCTGGTCGAGCATCAAGGCGCGAGGCTTTTATGGGGTGGCGTTGGTCCTCGCGTTGCTTGTCATGCTGCTGGTCATCCGCTTGAGAGATCACCAAACAACTTCGGATTGGCTGTGGCTCGGTTTGGTTCTCGGGCTCGGCTGGTGGACAACGCCGGAGATTTTGTTCGTGGCTGTACCGAGCCTTGTCTGGCTTCTCGTGTTGCAGCGACGGTACCTCAAGAGAGTGGCCCTTTTGGTTCCGGGGGCGGTTCTCGGTGGTGCCCCCTGGATAGTTTGGAATCTAGAAAATCACCTCAACTCGCTCCGAGCGACTCCCCAACCGGTACCCCATAACAGCTATCTCAATCACCTCTCGGGGTTTTTTAAGACCGGACTTCCAGGAGCCCTCGGTCTGAGACTTCCACTTTCTTCGAAGTGGATCGCTGTCCCTTGGGCAGCGAAGCTTGCTTATGTAGTGGCCATAGTTGCGTTGGGGGCCATTGCCTGGTATTGGCGTAGGCGACTGGTCTTGCCTATCGCGATACTGGTGGCTTACCCCTTCATATTTGCTCTATCGCCATACTCCTGGTACTTAGCGGAGCCTCGATATCTGTTGCTACTGTCACCGGTTCTGGCCCTACTGGTTGGGCGAGCTATAACGCGGTGGTCCTTAGGACTGATTGCCATTCCAATTGTGGTAGCTCTCACTATAGGTGGTCTCGTGGTTATTCCTACTCAACTACCCTTTCCCAAGGACTTTGGGCCGCTCGATTCGGCCCTCAAGACTCACGGCATATCACACGCCTTCGCGGACTACTGGATCGCCTACCGTCTGGACTTTGAATCCAAGGAGACCGTTACGGCTTCACCCATTTCGCCCATACGGAATGTTCGCATAGATGGAGAAGTCCGTAGCCGCCCCAATCCAGCCTACATCTTTTTTAGGAATAGTTTGCCTGAGTATCAGTTCGCGAGTCAGCTTTCAACCTTGGGGATCACGGACCAAACCTTCAACATCGGGCCATTCGACATCTATCTGCCCGACCGCAAAGTCACGCCGCCGAGTCCTGGTATGCCTCAAGGACCCGTTGAGCCATCGACGTGA
- a CDS encoding ImmA/IrrE family metallo-endopeptidase codes for MGADARADLVAEDPVAALEIYFQPLGIKALSDINYGGDCSVDGYYESMLDDARPWIFYSTNASDGRIRFTLLHELGHHLLQTSAAGLLDDIDVIAGARGGEAVRIEETICHQFAGRLLVPDELLEEVVGQGPLLPEHIIEMRTRSHASWEALVVRAADRLARSGAVVLLREPGTVGFASARGLDVLVWPRGSGLDPQGPLSRAFGRPQRAVPDVYGFGLPFSCQLFCDTAYSEEGIAVGVLSRKPSNGGLSILQELPKPWEQQNQACHWCNGERTEGWCENCSGPYCETCGNCGCSTLTTLSKVCPVCHMQTPFRVGATCCRDCE; via the coding sequence GTGGGCGCGGACGCCCGCGCCGACCTAGTGGCGGAAGACCCAGTGGCGGCCCTGGAGATTTACTTCCAGCCTCTGGGCATCAAGGCCTTGTCGGATATCAACTACGGCGGCGACTGTTCGGTGGACGGCTACTACGAGAGCATGCTCGATGACGCCCGACCCTGGATTTTTTACTCCACAAACGCCTCCGATGGCCGGATTCGCTTTACGCTCCTACACGAGCTCGGACATCACCTGCTTCAGACCTCGGCCGCCGGGCTGCTGGACGACATCGATGTCATCGCCGGGGCTCGAGGAGGCGAGGCAGTGCGTATCGAGGAGACCATCTGTCACCAATTTGCCGGCCGACTCCTGGTGCCAGACGAATTACTAGAGGAGGTCGTGGGCCAAGGCCCGCTGCTTCCCGAGCACATCATTGAAATGCGCACGCGCTCGCACGCCTCTTGGGAGGCCTTGGTAGTCCGGGCGGCGGATCGCCTCGCTCGATCGGGGGCGGTAGTTCTGCTGCGGGAGCCGGGGACGGTCGGATTCGCCTCGGCTCGCGGTCTCGATGTGCTCGTATGGCCGCGAGGAAGTGGGCTTGACCCCCAGGGGCCGCTGTCGAGGGCCTTCGGTAGACCGCAGCGAGCGGTTCCCGACGTCTACGGGTTTGGCCTGCCCTTCTCGTGTCAGCTCTTTTGCGACACGGCCTACTCGGAGGAGGGGATCGCGGTGGGTGTGCTTTCACGCAAGCCAAGCAATGGCGGGTTATCGATTCTCCAGGAGCTGCCGAAACCATGGGAGCAGCAGAATCAGGCGTGCCACTGGTGCAACGGAGAGCGAACCGAGGGTTGGTGTGAGAATTGTTCTGGCCCGTACTGTGAGACTTGCGGTAACTGCGGCTGCTCTACGCTCACGACCTTGTCCAAGGTTTGCCCAGTTTGCCACATGCAGACGCCCTTCCGAGTCGGCGCGACGTGCTGCCGTGATTGTGAGTGA
- a CDS encoding FtsX-like permease family protein, whose protein sequence is MAAVWMRARAALRHRALSAVALALAVGIGGGGALLAFAGARRTDSAVARFVAYEHPAQGSVDPQDPTDDEPALLAEIGRLPEVAASEIGARLLLGASVNLNAIAAVDQSGFNRPIVAAGRLARPGQPDEAMINDQAAADLHLHVGGSLDVQGMAPADVLQALRGAVVQPSGEVAHLRIVGIIRLPVDLSLAPAPAGVDFTANDNLYLTPAFFAAHGATMGHLGLGLSWRLHRPADLPAFTRAVDQLSGGRLVAHPGSDDLAAAQQAEHATRIEALALLLFGLLAAVLTAALVGQALTRQAHLDGADYRVLQAMGYTRRQAAAAGALNAAVAGLIGAVLATGLAFATSAAMPIGLARQAEVSPGLSFNATILGLGALAIAVAVAGWAWVAAWRTARTYGAAGGRAGRPSLAERIGLTRFSPSFSIGIRMAVDPGRGASAVPVRTMVAGVVVAIAALAATVTFGVNLTRLARQPRLQGWNWDLAVGNPHADDTAAQTIPQLEADPSVSGITALAGAGGGVSAVIPGHPDMPIFGFQRVRGAVLPPFIAGRPPEAPDEIALAPKTMAALGRHVGQHVEIGMPDETRAMVVTGEVVLTSAALNDSMPLGQGALVNLSALSGLPPDEAAPVNVFLVRLAPGAGAAAVRRLQAAFPGVVLPPVAPPDLENLLRVDGLPAALALLFAGVALLTVGHTLISGVRRRRRELAILRSIGLVGRQVRAAVAWQATTVALAGVVIGLPAGVIAGRWAWGLVDSQLGLPFHAVVPLGLLALVAGATLLAANLAAAIPGALAVRTRPAEALRAE, encoded by the coding sequence ATGGCGGCGGTGTGGATGCGGGCGCGGGCGGCACTGCGGCACCGTGCGCTGTCCGCCGTTGCCCTCGCCCTGGCGGTCGGGATCGGGGGTGGCGGGGCGCTCCTGGCCTTCGCCGGCGCCCGCCGGACGGACTCGGCTGTGGCCCGCTTCGTCGCCTACGAGCACCCCGCCCAAGGCAGCGTCGATCCCCAGGACCCCACCGACGACGAACCGGCCCTGCTGGCCGAGATCGGGCGCCTGCCGGAGGTGGCGGCCAGCGAGATCGGTGCCCGCCTGCTCCTCGGGGCCTCCGTCAACCTCAACGCCATCGCGGCCGTCGACCAGTCAGGATTCAACCGTCCGATCGTCGCGGCCGGCCGCCTCGCCCGCCCGGGACAGCCCGACGAGGCCATGATCAATGATCAGGCCGCCGCCGACCTCCACCTCCACGTCGGTGGCTCGCTGGACGTGCAGGGCATGGCCCCCGCCGACGTGCTCCAGGCGCTGCGCGGGGCTGTTGTGCAGCCGTCCGGCGAGGTCGCCCACCTACGGATCGTGGGGATCATCCGGCTGCCGGTGGACCTCAGCCTGGCCCCGGCCCCCGCCGGAGTCGACTTCACGGCCAACGACAACCTCTACCTCACGCCCGCCTTCTTCGCCGCCCACGGCGCCACGATGGGCCACCTCGGCCTGGGCCTCTCCTGGCGCCTGCACCGCCCTGCCGACCTCCCCGCATTCACCCGGGCGGTGGACCAGCTGTCCGGCGGGCGCCTCGTCGCGCACCCCGGGTCCGACGACCTGGCCGCCGCCCAGCAGGCCGAGCACGCCACCCGCATCGAGGCACTCGCCCTGCTCCTCTTCGGCCTGCTCGCTGCCGTGCTCACCGCCGCTCTCGTCGGCCAGGCCCTGACCCGCCAGGCGCACCTGGACGGCGCCGACTATCGCGTCTTGCAGGCAATGGGGTACACGCGCCGCCAGGCTGCCGCGGCCGGAGCACTGAACGCGGCGGTTGCGGGACTGATCGGCGCCGTACTCGCCACCGGTCTGGCCTTCGCCACCTCGGCGGCCATGCCCATCGGCCTCGCCCGCCAGGCGGAGGTGTCGCCCGGGCTGTCGTTCAATGCCACCATCCTCGGCCTGGGCGCCCTCGCCATCGCGGTGGCGGTCGCCGGCTGGGCCTGGGTGGCCGCCTGGCGCACCGCCCGGACCTACGGCGCGGCGGGGGGCCGCGCCGGGAGGCCATCGCTTGCCGAGCGGATCGGGCTGACCCGCTTCTCGCCCAGCTTCTCCATCGGGATCCGTATGGCGGTCGATCCCGGCCGGGGGGCCAGCGCCGTGCCGGTGCGCACCATGGTGGCCGGGGTCGTCGTGGCGATCGCCGCCCTGGCGGCGACGGTCACCTTCGGCGTCAACCTCACCCGGCTGGCCCGCCAGCCGCGCCTCCAGGGCTGGAACTGGGACCTGGCCGTGGGCAACCCGCACGCCGACGACACCGCCGCCCAGACCATCCCCCAGCTTGAGGCCGATCCCTCGGTCAGCGGGATCACGGCGCTGGCCGGAGCCGGTGGCGGGGTCAGCGCCGTGATCCCGGGGCATCCCGACATGCCGATCTTCGGCTTCCAGAGGGTCAGAGGGGCTGTCCTCCCACCCTTCATCGCCGGCCGGCCGCCGGAGGCGCCCGATGAGATCGCGCTGGCGCCCAAGACCATGGCCGCACTCGGCCGGCACGTGGGCCAGCACGTCGAGATCGGAATGCCCGACGAGACCCGGGCCATGGTGGTCACCGGTGAGGTGGTGCTCACGTCGGCGGCGCTCAACGACTCGATGCCGCTCGGGCAGGGCGCCCTGGTCAACCTCAGTGCCCTGAGCGGGCTGCCCCCCGACGAGGCGGCGCCGGTCAACGTGTTCCTCGTGCGCCTGGCACCCGGGGCGGGGGCCGCGGCGGTCCGCCGCCTGCAGGCCGCCTTCCCCGGCGTCGTGCTCCCTCCGGTGGCACCGCCCGACCTCGAGAATTTGCTCCGGGTGGACGGGCTCCCGGCGGCCCTCGCGCTGCTCTTCGCCGGGGTGGCGCTGCTGACCGTGGGCCACACGCTCATCAGCGGTGTGCGCCGGCGGCGCCGGGAGCTGGCCATCCTCCGCTCGATCGGCCTGGTCGGGCGTCAGGTCCGGGCGGCCGTCGCCTGGCAGGCGACCACGGTTGCGCTCGCCGGGGTGGTCATCGGGCTGCCCGCGGGGGTGATTGCCGGGCGATGGGCCTGGGGGCTTGTGGACAGCCAGCTGGGCCTCCCGTTCCATGCGGTCGTCCCCCTGGGGCTCCTGGCGCTGGTGGCGGGCGCAACCCTGCTGGCGGCGAACCTGGCCGCCGCCATCCCCGGGGCGCTGGCGGTGCGGACCCGCCCGGCGGAGGCGCTGCGAGCCGAGTAG
- a CDS encoding CDGSH iron-sulfur domain-containing protein: MRRHRGGPPGALGRLVERGRRLRQALRDPPRRTPPALRSPPTTVTLYPDGPYVVRGTFRVTDAQGREIPLPRKTVALCRCGLSETLPWCDGSHRAVWPREHRGDERRAS, translated from the coding sequence ATGCGAAGACATCGGGGCGGGCCCCCGGGGGCGTTGGGCCGGCTGGTGGAGCGGGGCCGGAGACTCCGTCAGGCCCTGCGGGATCCCCCCAGGCGCACCCCGCCAGCCCTGCGCTCCCCTCCCACCACGGTCACCCTCTACCCGGACGGGCCCTACGTGGTCCGGGGGACGTTCCGCGTCACCGATGCCCAGGGGCGGGAGATACCCTTGCCCCGCAAGACCGTGGCCCTGTGCCGCTGCGGGCTCTCAGAGACCCTGCCCTGGTGCGACGGCAGCCACCGGGCAGTCTGGCCCCGGGAGCATCGTGGGGACGAGCGCAGAGCCAGTTGA
- a CDS encoding helix-turn-helix transcriptional regulator, with amino-acid sequence MSHSEPTLGQRLRARRIDLGLTLAEVAKAAELSMPYISNLERGRGNPTFDALLAIAKALEMPLGQLIGTTEGEPSEVPLDVVLASAPKSLLTFATSARFQETASRLAAAQDQTPEAMRRRLLVAMAAAPQRSKGESTEDDWRRLLDTFSLILNG; translated from the coding sequence GTGAGTCATTCAGAGCCCACACTGGGGCAGCGCCTTCGAGCCCGGCGTATCGACCTCGGACTCACCCTCGCCGAGGTGGCAAAGGCGGCAGAACTGTCGATGCCTTACATCTCTAATCTGGAGCGAGGACGAGGAAACCCCACCTTTGACGCTCTGCTGGCTATCGCCAAGGCCCTAGAGATGCCTCTCGGGCAGCTGATTGGGACGACTGAGGGTGAGCCATCGGAAGTGCCCCTCGACGTCGTCTTGGCATCGGCTCCCAAGTCGTTGCTGACGTTCGCGACTTCCGCCCGATTTCAGGAAACGGCATCGAGGCTTGCCGCTGCCCAAGACCAGACCCCCGAGGCGATGCGTCGACGGTTGTTGGTGGCCATGGCCGCCGCTCCCCAGCGAAGCAAGGGAGAGTCGACGGAAGATGACTGGCGTCGGTTATTGGACACATTCTCTTTGATTCTCAACGGGTAG
- a CDS encoding DUF3892 domain-containing protein translates to MATHVVTKVRKEWALSGTDRHRHIEGVCTSDGTHYTRKEVVNSINAGNTWKTQADGYEAVIKTMTYCPHARCLATPYIKTNPDSTKKDNLDNLDEC, encoded by the coding sequence ATGGCGACGCACGTGGTGACGAAGGTGAGGAAGGAGTGGGCCCTGTCGGGCACTGACCGCCACCGGCACATCGAAGGGGTGTGCACCAGCGACGGCACCCACTACACGCGGAAGGAGGTTGTGAACAGCATCAATGCTGGTAATACCTGGAAGACGCAGGCCGACGGCTACGAGGCAGTGATCAAAACCATGACGTATTGCCCCCACGCTCGGTGCTTGGCCACGCCCTACATCAAGACCAACCCTGACAGCACCAAGAAGGACAACCTGGATAACCTGGACGAGTGCTAG
- a CDS encoding putative glycolipid-binding domain-containing protein, with translation MTAVEPPDQAPATAAWRHFGARDGFECLFVLRDGAGLRLHGSTAAVEAGEAWIVAYALVVDERWHTRSARVWGRSRAGERAVALESDGAGHWHVDGVPAPHLDGCLDIDLESSACTNTLPVHRLGLQVGQGAEAPAAYVRAADLAVGRLEQRYVRMPDDGAVRPYDYTAPAFEFSCRLVFDEAGLVVDYPGIAERVL, from the coding sequence GTGACCGCCGTGGAACCTCCCGACCAAGCTCCGGCGACCGCCGCATGGCGCCATTTCGGGGCGCGCGATGGATTCGAGTGCCTCTTTGTGCTGCGAGACGGGGCCGGACTGCGCCTCCACGGGAGCACTGCTGCGGTCGAGGCGGGGGAAGCCTGGATCGTCGCCTATGCCCTCGTCGTGGACGAGCGCTGGCACACCCGGAGCGCCCGGGTCTGGGGCCGGTCACGTGCGGGCGAGCGCGCCGTGGCGCTGGAGTCCGACGGAGCGGGCCACTGGCATGTCGATGGGGTGCCCGCCCCCCACCTTGACGGCTGCCTCGATATCGACCTGGAGTCCTCGGCGTGCACCAACACCCTCCCCGTGCACCGCCTCGGGCTCCAGGTGGGGCAGGGCGCCGAAGCCCCGGCCGCCTATGTCCGGGCGGCCGACCTCGCGGTGGGGCGGCTGGAGCAGCGCTACGTCCGGATGCCGGACGACGGCGCCGTCCGGCCGTACGACTACACGGCGCCGGCATTCGAGTTCTCCTGCCGTCTCGTGTTCGACGAGGCAGGTCTCGTGGTCGATTACCCGGGCATCGCCGAGCGAGTTCTCTAG
- a CDS encoding cupin domain-containing protein → MTRVVACPIILAVSPAPSAPHDEEEEARMNEVARSFEGPDKTLAFEHGSLESVNVAGTGGALIRMVMHPGWRWSTDLRTMVGTDTCQTRHVGYCLEGTLHVQLDDGVSYDINPGDAFVIPSGHDAWVLGDATCTILDWGSMARAE, encoded by the coding sequence ATGACGCGAGTCGTGGCTTGCCCCATCATTTTGGCGGTGAGCCCGGCGCCGTCCGCGCCGCACGACGAGGAGGAGGAAGCCCGCATGAACGAGGTCGCCCGCAGTTTCGAAGGCCCCGACAAGACCCTTGCCTTTGAACACGGTTCCCTGGAGTCGGTCAACGTGGCCGGCACCGGGGGCGCACTGATCCGCATGGTCATGCACCCGGGGTGGCGTTGGAGCACCGACCTCCGCACGATGGTCGGCACCGACACGTGCCAGACCCGGCACGTGGGCTACTGCCTGGAGGGCACCCTGCATGTGCAGCTGGACGACGGTGTGAGCTACGACATCAACCCGGGGGACGCGTTCGTCATCCCGTCTGGCCACGACGCCTGGGTGCTGGGCGACGCCACCTGCACCATTCTCGACTGGGGATCGATGGCGCGGGCCGAGTAA
- a CDS encoding iron-containing redox enzyme family protein, whose translation MDLPVPGVQPRLPAPRGALSSALLDCLGGARATPPEPPPAQGGDPLDDEDLQLALYVCYELHYRGFLGVDPCWEWDPSLLGFRRVLERRFEQALARDVPVPEAVPAEGLPTALRALTNRAGPPLSAFLEQEATLAQFLEFVIHRSAYQRKEADPHSWALPRLEGAAKAALVEIQADEYGGGRPERMHQELFAATMAALGLDPAYGAYLDAIPATTLATVNLVSLFGLHRRWRGALVGHLAAFEMTSTEPNRRFGNGLRRLGFGAEATTFYDEHVQADSVHEQVAAHDLAGGLARQEPALVSDILFGAEACLHLDDRAAGHLLGAWTRGESSLRWVEGPPGAG comes from the coding sequence ATGGATCTTCCTGTGCCCGGGGTGCAGCCCCGCCTTCCCGCCCCCCGGGGTGCGCTGAGTAGCGCCCTCCTCGACTGCCTGGGCGGCGCCCGGGCCACACCCCCGGAGCCGCCGCCAGCCCAGGGCGGTGACCCTCTGGACGATGAGGATCTCCAACTGGCGCTGTACGTCTGCTACGAACTCCACTACCGGGGGTTTCTGGGGGTCGACCCGTGCTGGGAATGGGACCCCAGCCTGCTCGGGTTCCGGCGGGTCCTGGAACGCCGCTTCGAGCAGGCCCTCGCCCGGGACGTTCCCGTGCCGGAAGCAGTACCCGCCGAGGGCCTGCCCACCGCCCTGCGCGCCCTGACCAACCGGGCCGGGCCGCCCCTGTCGGCGTTTCTCGAGCAGGAGGCGACCCTGGCGCAGTTCCTCGAATTCGTCATCCACCGCTCGGCCTACCAGCGCAAGGAGGCCGACCCCCATTCGTGGGCCCTCCCCCGCCTCGAGGGCGCCGCCAAGGCCGCCTTGGTGGAGATCCAGGCCGATGAGTACGGTGGCGGGCGGCCCGAGCGCATGCACCAGGAACTCTTCGCCGCCACCATGGCGGCGCTGGGCCTCGACCCCGCCTACGGCGCCTACCTCGACGCCATCCCGGCGACGACGCTGGCCACGGTCAACCTCGTGTCCTTATTCGGGTTGCACCGGCGCTGGCGGGGAGCGCTGGTGGGCCACCTGGCCGCCTTCGAGATGACCTCGACCGAACCGAACCGGCGCTTCGGCAACGGGTTGCGCCGGTTGGGGTTCGGGGCGGAGGCCACCACCTTCTACGACGAGCACGTGCAGGCGGACTCGGTCCACGAGCAGGTTGCCGCCCACGATCTGGCCGGCGGCCTCGCCCGCCAGGAGCCTGCCCTGGTCAGCGACATCCTCTTCGGGGCAGAGGCGTGCCTGCACCTCGACGACCGTGCGGCCGGTCACCTGCTCGGCGCATGGACCCGGGGCGAGTCCTCGCTGCGATGGGTTGAAGGGCCGCCCGGAGCGGGATGA
- a CDS encoding methyltransferase domain-containing protein, which translates to MRLRKRVTTESSPTPAQPPAEPAPTPAQAAEAPVPVDPAVQAEVAAVPGWFHSIDVGGGVTTGGHKRPEQLANELSMLGLPDLHGLSVLDIGAWDGFFSFSAETLGAARVVALDHYAWSVSWPAVYAYNAECQAAGKPPQPHDTIPEIWHPDTLPGKQGFDTARRLRNSKVESVVGDFMTMDLAQLGTFDVVLFLGVLYHLMDPFLALRRLAQVTRRLAIVESVCVVVPGMGHHPLCEFLESDELNGDPTNWWAPNRAGMLAMARAAGFTDVSCPIAPPEDAAPGEYEWHYGRAIMHAAKSTPA; encoded by the coding sequence ATGAGACTTCGAAAGCGCGTAACAACTGAATCATCACCGACCCCGGCTCAGCCCCCGGCGGAGCCAGCCCCGACGCCGGCGCAGGCCGCCGAGGCGCCCGTCCCCGTCGATCCGGCGGTCCAGGCCGAGGTGGCGGCGGTCCCGGGCTGGTTCCATTCGATCGACGTCGGTGGGGGCGTTACCACCGGGGGCCACAAGCGCCCGGAACAGCTGGCCAATGAGCTCAGCATGCTGGGCCTCCCCGACCTGCACGGCCTCAGCGTGCTCGACATCGGCGCCTGGGACGGCTTCTTCTCGTTCTCGGCCGAGACCCTCGGTGCCGCCCGGGTGGTGGCCCTCGACCACTACGCCTGGTCGGTGTCCTGGCCGGCGGTCTACGCCTACAACGCCGAGTGTCAAGCGGCCGGCAAGCCGCCCCAGCCCCACGACACCATCCCGGAGATCTGGCATCCGGACACGCTGCCGGGCAAGCAGGGCTTCGACACCGCCCGGCGGCTGCGCAACTCCAAGGTGGAGAGCGTGGTGGGCGATTTCATGACGATGGACCTCGCCCAGCTCGGCACCTTCGACGTCGTGCTGTTCCTCGGCGTGCTCTACCACCTGATGGACCCGTTCCTCGCCCTGCGCCGCCTGGCGCAGGTCACCCGGCGGCTCGCCATCGTGGAGAGCGTCTGCGTGGTGGTCCCGGGCATGGGCCACCACCCGCTGTGCGAGTTCCTGGAGTCCGACGAGCTCAACGGCGACCCCACCAACTGGTGGGCGCCCAACCGGGCGGGCATGCTGGCGATGGCCCGGGCGGCGGGGTTCACCGACGTGTCCTGCCCCATCGCCCCGCCGGAGGACGCCGCCCCGGGCGAGTACGAGTGGCACTACGGCCGGGCGATCATGCACGCCGCCAAATCCACCCCGGCCTAG
- a CDS encoding WYL domain-containing protein → MSDAGRLLRLLSLLQARPYWAGPELAARLGVTPRTVRRDIDHLRRLGYPVNAVPGPAGGYELGGGAEVPPLLLDDEEAVAVAVGLRAAADGSVSGLGEAAVSALAKLDQILPARLAGRVADVHAATVQLWGRDPEGVDAVVLVAAARACRRSERLRFAYTARSGEATRRLVEPFRLVRTGPRWYLVARDVDRGEWRTFRVDRMAGAEGTGERFERVDPPDPAALVAEGLAVAPYPFRAVVRLALPLAEALAVIPRTVGVATPDGDSTVIELGAGDEAGMVRYLASMREPCEVLEPASLRSALREHASRVAERNG, encoded by the coding sequence ATGAGCGATGCGGGCCGGCTGCTGCGCCTCCTTTCCCTCCTGCAAGCCCGCCCCTACTGGGCCGGGCCGGAGCTGGCCGCCCGGCTCGGGGTCACCCCGAGGACGGTCCGGCGGGACATCGACCACTTACGTCGGCTCGGCTACCCGGTCAACGCCGTGCCGGGCCCCGCCGGGGGCTACGAGCTGGGCGGGGGCGCCGAGGTCCCCCCGCTGCTGCTGGATGACGAGGAGGCGGTGGCGGTGGCGGTCGGGCTGCGGGCGGCCGCCGACGGGAGCGTGAGCGGGCTGGGCGAGGCGGCGGTGTCGGCACTGGCCAAGCTGGACCAGATCCTCCCCGCCCGCCTGGCGGGCCGGGTGGCCGACGTGCACGCCGCCACGGTGCAGCTGTGGGGCCGGGACCCCGAGGGGGTGGACGCCGTCGTGCTGGTGGCGGCTGCCCGGGCCTGCCGGCGCTCGGAGCGACTGCGCTTCGCCTACACCGCCCGCAGCGGGGAGGCGACCCGGCGCCTGGTTGAGCCGTTCCGCCTGGTGCGGACGGGGCCGCGCTGGTATCTCGTGGCCCGGGACGTCGACCGGGGGGAATGGCGCACCTTCCGGGTCGATCGCATGGCGGGGGCCGAGGGCACCGGGGAACGCTTCGAGCGGGTGGACCCACCGGACCCGGCCGCCCTGGTGGCCGAGGGGCTGGCCGTAGCGCCCTACCCGTTCCGGGCCGTCGTGCGCTTGGCGCTGCCGCTGGCCGAGGCGCTGGCGGTCATCCCCCGGACGGTGGGCGTGGCGACGCCCGACGGGGACAGCACCGTGATCGAGCTGGGGGCGGGCGACGAGGCCGGCATGGTGCGCTACCTGGCGAGCATGCGGGAGCCGTGCGAGGTGCTGGAGCCAGCGTCGCTGCGCTCGGCGCTGCGGGAACACGCCAGCCGGGTGGCCGAAAGGAACGGGTAG